The Branchiostoma lanceolatum isolate klBraLanc5 chromosome 10, klBraLanc5.hap2, whole genome shotgun sequence genome has a window encoding:
- the LOC136443774 gene encoding uncharacterized protein, producing the protein MHFFRNNKALTMLRWFLLAVLWQAVSTDYSTINMGAHCGGQVTLDQAGYISWSYGNNADCYINLVAPGTTSLLYLQILQNQIEGSSSCYDHLYVYEGIHTSFTSSGIHADICESSGITEYTSSLDHTLTLRLVSDVATTGYFNILYTAYADPFGPAAACESGFPCDVSSRCIHTDLRCDSVDNCGDGSDEVSCLTSGGALACSDGASVPSSRLCDGNGDCSDYSDERTTFPTYCSTVEMAPSCYRSVYLQPLSSGYIVYSNNASYSGTICATHFYTDPDYTLLFGSFDMRDMPDGCVDFIHVCVGDAMYSCEHGAAILSYCVNHYQVDLVEQLRSDATVRLEGGSAVGGNFKIFYSVRFSDLSQRIFNKSSGLLLGG; encoded by the exons ATGCACTTTTTTCGGAATAACAAGGCTTTGACAATGTTGAGGTGGTTTCTGCTAGCGGTCCTGTGGCAGGCTGTCTCTACAGACTATTCCACAA TCAACATGGGGGCCCACTGCGGCGGTCAGGTCACCCTGGACCAGGCCGGCTACATCAGCTGGAGCTACGGGAACAACGCCGACTGTTACATCAACCTCGTAGCGCCGGGGACTACCAGTCTCTTATACCTACAG ATCCTGCAGAATCAGATCGAGGGATCCTCGTCCTGCTACGATCACCTGTACGTGTACGAGGGGATCCACACCAGCTTCACGTCATCCGGGATCCACGCCGACATCTGCGAATCCAGCGGGATCACGGAGTACACGTCATCGCTGGATCACACCCTCACGCTCAGACTGGTGTCAGACGTCGCTACGACGGGCTACTTTAACATACTATATACTGCGTACG CCGACCCGTTCGGCCCCGCCGCGGCCTGCGAGTCCGGGTTCccgtgtgacgtcagcagcaGGTGCATCCACACCGACCTGAGGTGCGACTCTGTAGACAACTGCGGGGACGGAAGTGATGAGGTGTCCTGCTTAACGTCAG GTGGCGCGTTGGCCTGCAGTGACGGGGCCTCCGTCCCCTCTTCCCGCCTGTGCGATGGGAACGGGGACTGTTCCGACTACAGCGACGAGAGGACGACTTTCCCCACCTACTGCAGTACAG TTGAAATGGCGCCCTCTTGCTACCGCTCCGTGTACCTGCAGCCGTTGTCCAGCGGGTACATCGTGTACAGCAACAACGCCAGTTACAGCGGCACGATCTGTGCCACCCACTTCTACACCGACCCCGACTACACACTCCTGTTTGGATCATTTGACATGCGCGACATGCCGGACGGTTGTGTGGACTTTATCCACGTGTGCGTGGGAGACGCCATGTACAGTTGTGAACATGGGGCCGCCATCCTTAGCTACTGTGTCAACCACTACCag GTAGATCTTGTGGAGCAGCTGCGGTCCGACGCGACTGTCCGGTTGGAGGGAGGCTCTGCCGTGGGAGGGAACTTCAAGATCTTCTACAGCGTGCGGTTTAGCG ATTTGAGTCAACGAATTTTCAACAAGTCCTCCGGTCTTCTTCTGGGCGGCTGA
- the LOC136443641 gene encoding uncharacterized protein → MGVAVYCCHSNKNRLPSTPRVGAESTPREHIPMQFTGQRPAAINALAYPPPYPADNAQQPRLRQTYFGAPPHTSSFPPYTSEFSAQTSPSLPYTDLPYTMHPPPEYSADPSSQPPPYMTSQEPHARMVQPQPYTGHQGLPYPD, encoded by the exons ATGGGCGTGGCTGTGtactgttgccatagcaacaagaACAGGCTCCCGTCCACCCCGAGAGTCGGCGCAGAGTCGACCCCCCGCGAACACATCCCGATGCAGTtcacagggcaaag ACCGGCAGCTATAAACGCACTGGCGTACCCACCACCGTACCCTGCCGACAACGCGCAGCAGCCCAGACTGCGGCAAACGTACTTCGGAGCACCGCCTCACACGTCATCATTCCCGCCGTACACGTCAGAGTTCTCTGCGCAGACGTCACCATCCCTGCCGTACACGGATCTTCCGTACACCATGCACCCTCCCCCCGAGTACTCGGCTGATCCAAGTTCCCAGCCTCCTCCCTACATGACGTCACAGGAGCCACACGCTCGCATGGTCCAACCCCAACCGTACACAGGACATCAGGGGCTGCCCTATCCAGACTAA